In Rathayibacter sp. VKM Ac-2762, one DNA window encodes the following:
- a CDS encoding ribonuclease HII, translating into MVVAEPTLTQERRLFRQGYETVIGCDEVGRGAIAGPVSVGVVSIGSRCGRFPEGLRDSKMLAPARREALLPGVAKWVSAWAIGESSADEIDETGIIAGLGRAASRGIERLADQGVDLATAVVLLDGAHDWLTPALGEWAAELTIVTRVKADRDCAAVSAASVLAKVGRDGQMVRHHDDFADYAWDSNKGYGSAAHWAGIERVGPSPLHRVTWLSKSRESVEEPLPALGPVGSA; encoded by the coding sequence GTGGTCGTCGCCGAGCCGACGCTGACGCAGGAGCGGCGCCTCTTCCGGCAGGGCTACGAGACGGTCATCGGCTGCGACGAGGTCGGCCGCGGCGCGATCGCCGGCCCGGTGTCGGTCGGTGTCGTGTCGATCGGCAGCCGTTGCGGGCGCTTCCCCGAGGGGCTTCGCGACTCCAAGATGCTCGCTCCCGCCCGCCGCGAGGCGCTCCTGCCGGGAGTCGCGAAGTGGGTCTCGGCCTGGGCGATCGGCGAGTCCTCGGCGGACGAGATCGACGAGACCGGGATCATCGCGGGCCTCGGCCGCGCTGCGTCGAGGGGCATCGAGCGCCTCGCCGACCAGGGCGTCGACCTCGCCACCGCCGTCGTCCTCCTCGACGGCGCCCACGACTGGCTGACGCCCGCGCTGGGCGAGTGGGCGGCCGAGCTGACGATCGTCACCCGCGTGAAGGCCGACCGCGACTGCGCCGCCGTCTCCGCCGCCTCCGTGCTCGCGAAGGTGGGCCGGGACGGTCAGATGGTGCGCCACCACGACGACTTCGCCGACTACGCCTGGGACAGCAACAAGGGCTACGGCAGCGCCGCGCACTGGGCGGGGATCGAGCGGGTCGGCCCGTCCCCGCTCCACCGGGTGACCTGGCTGTCGAAGTCGCGGGAGAGCGTCGAGGAGCCGCTCCCGGCGCTCGGGCCCGTCGGCTCGGCGTAG
- a CDS encoding DUF2469 domain-containing protein → MDEDEFEDYDREVELALYREYRDVVSQFSYVVETERRFYLANEVDLVRRDTEHDFYFELTMRDVWVWDVYRSDRFVKSVRVLTFKDVNVEELSRKEFELPKELALDE, encoded by the coding sequence ATGGATGAGGACGAATTCGAGGACTACGACCGCGAGGTCGAGCTGGCACTGTACCGGGAGTACCGCGACGTCGTCTCGCAGTTCTCGTACGTCGTCGAGACCGAGCGCCGGTTCTACCTGGCGAACGAGGTCGACCTGGTCCGCCGCGACACCGAGCACGACTTCTACTTCGAGCTCACCATGCGCGACGTGTGGGTCTGGGACGTCTACCGCTCCGACCGCTTCGTGAAGTCGGTGCGCGTGCTGACCTTCAAGGACGTCAACGTCGAGGAGCTCTCCCGCAAGGAGTTCGAGCTCCCCAAGGAGCTCGCGCTCGACGAGTAG
- a CDS encoding MerR family transcriptional regulator: protein MRISELSRSSGVSLPTIKYYIREGLLPPGDAAGPQRAEYGDAHVARLTLLRALIESGGVGIAGAKRITAALDAGVGPTAAFEVAQDVVSVSADSTASATEASTRRIAEAAKSDHCGHPAVATAARALDALELSTGPMSAGWLEAYARAAALVASADLDELQARESVSEQAAVAAVGTALGDVVLQSLRRVAQARETQSRFGSTEVPR from the coding sequence GTGCGAATCTCGGAGCTCAGCCGCAGCAGCGGCGTCAGCCTGCCCACGATCAAGTACTACATCCGGGAGGGGCTGCTGCCGCCGGGCGACGCCGCCGGCCCCCAGCGGGCGGAGTACGGGGACGCCCATGTCGCCCGCCTGACGCTGCTCCGGGCGCTCATCGAGAGCGGCGGCGTCGGCATCGCCGGCGCGAAGCGGATCACGGCCGCGCTCGACGCGGGCGTCGGTCCGACAGCAGCGTTCGAGGTGGCGCAGGACGTGGTCTCCGTGAGCGCCGACTCGACCGCGTCCGCCACCGAGGCGTCGACGCGGCGGATCGCCGAGGCCGCGAAATCCGACCACTGCGGCCACCCTGCCGTCGCGACGGCGGCACGGGCGCTCGACGCGCTCGAGCTCTCCACCGGTCCGATGAGCGCCGGCTGGCTCGAGGCCTACGCCCGCGCCGCCGCCCTCGTCGCCTCCGCCGACCTCGACGAACTGCAGGCCCGTGAGAGCGTGAGCGAGCAGGCTGCCGTCGCCGCCGTCGGCACCGCGCTCGGAGACGTGGTGCTGCAGTCGCTCCGGCGCGTCGCCCAGGCGCGCGAGACGCAGAGCCGCTTCGGCTCGACGGAGGTGCCCCGATGA
- the rimM gene encoding ribosome maturation factor RimM (Essential for efficient processing of 16S rRNA): protein MSVTGPGTTQLRVARLTKAHGLKGAIKLELYTDEPDKRFTPGSTFTLQVPRTSEWHGRKLELVELRWYNSHPVAFFRGVDDRNAAETLLKAILWIDEEVQTQPGEDDSWYDYQLVGMKVVRDGVEVGTVRRVDHFPAQDLLIVGTPSGEVMVPFVNAIVPSVDAAAGIVTVTPPIGLFEEAPEEEPAAVDLSGVDLADPALSAPADADEPDASADADAALEEPADDEPPAASDAASEEEPRS, encoded by the coding sequence GTGTCGGTCACCGGACCGGGCACGACGCAGCTCCGCGTCGCCCGACTCACCAAGGCACACGGGCTCAAGGGCGCCATCAAGCTCGAGCTCTACACGGACGAGCCCGACAAGCGCTTCACCCCCGGATCCACGTTCACGCTGCAGGTCCCGCGCACCTCCGAGTGGCACGGCAGGAAGCTCGAGCTCGTCGAGCTGCGCTGGTACAACAGCCACCCCGTCGCGTTCTTCCGAGGCGTCGACGACCGCAACGCCGCTGAGACCCTCCTGAAGGCGATCCTCTGGATCGACGAGGAGGTGCAGACCCAGCCGGGCGAGGACGACTCCTGGTACGACTACCAGCTGGTCGGCATGAAGGTCGTCCGCGACGGCGTCGAGGTCGGCACCGTCCGCCGCGTCGACCACTTCCCCGCGCAGGACCTGCTCATCGTCGGTACCCCCTCCGGCGAGGTGATGGTGCCGTTCGTGAACGCGATCGTCCCCTCCGTCGACGCCGCCGCCGGGATCGTCACGGTCACGCCTCCGATCGGCCTGTTCGAGGAGGCTCCCGAGGAGGAGCCCGCCGCGGTCGACCTCAGCGGTGTCGACCTCGCGGACCCGGCGCTGAGCGCGCCGGCGGACGCCGACGAGCCGGACGCCTCCGCTGACGCGGACGCCGCTCTCGAGGAGCCCGCCGACGACGAGCCCCCGGCCGCCTCCGACGCCGCCTCCGAGGAGGAGCCCCGGTCGTGA
- the rplS gene encoding 50S ribosomal protein L19, translating to MHILDSVDAASLRSDVPDFRAGDTVKVHVNIVEGSRSRIQVFQGVVIGRSNEGVRETFTVRKVSFQVGVERTFPVHSPVIDHIEVVTRGDVRRAKLYYLRNLRGKKAKIKEKRDA from the coding sequence ATGCACATCCTCGATTCCGTCGATGCGGCGTCCCTCCGCAGCGATGTCCCGGACTTCCGCGCCGGCGACACCGTCAAGGTCCACGTCAACATCGTCGAGGGCTCCCGCTCGCGCATCCAGGTCTTCCAGGGCGTCGTCATCGGCCGCTCCAACGAGGGCGTCCGCGAGACCTTCACCGTCCGCAAGGTGAGCTTCCAGGTCGGCGTCGAGCGCACGTTCCCCGTGCACTCGCCGGTCATCGACCACATCGAGGTCGTCACCCGCGGTGACGTCCGTCGCGCGAAGCTCTACTACCTGCGCAACCTGCGCGGCAAGAAGGCCAAGATCAAGGAGAAGCGCGACGCCTGA
- a CDS encoding YraN family protein: protein MDKDELGRRGEEIAAAHLRDNGFEILDRNWRVREGELDIVARDGSALVVVEVKTRSSTRFGLPVEAITRAKAQRLRRLAYAWADEHHERSRHLRIDAVGIVAPGGVPSQIRHLRAVA, encoded by the coding sequence ATGGACAAGGACGAACTGGGGCGGCGCGGCGAGGAGATCGCGGCGGCGCACCTGAGAGACAACGGATTCGAGATCCTCGACCGCAACTGGCGGGTCCGCGAGGGCGAGCTCGACATCGTGGCCCGCGACGGGTCGGCACTGGTCGTGGTGGAGGTGAAGACGCGCTCGTCGACGCGCTTCGGACTGCCGGTCGAGGCCATCACGCGGGCCAAGGCGCAGCGCCTGCGCCGACTCGCCTACGCCTGGGCCGACGAGCACCACGAGCGCTCCCGGCATCTGCGGATCGACGCGGTCGGCATCGTCGCTCCCGGGGGAGTCCCGTCGCAGATCCGGCACCTGCGGGCGGTGGCCTGA
- a CDS encoding DUF2834 domain-containing protein gives MSRLHRGWTPLGIVYLVLALAGLIGTWTWNVRAMQEGADVLAGLAAGGPWVSSFSTDLLVVAIAAVAFMVVEGRRIGMRRVWILVLLAPLVALAFAFPLFLALRDRHLALAAR, from the coding sequence ATGAGCCGGCTGCACCGCGGCTGGACGCCGCTCGGGATCGTCTACCTCGTCCTCGCCCTCGCCGGGCTGATCGGGACCTGGACCTGGAACGTGAGGGCGATGCAGGAGGGCGCGGACGTCCTCGCCGGCCTCGCCGCGGGCGGGCCGTGGGTGTCGTCGTTCTCGACCGACCTGCTGGTCGTCGCGATCGCGGCCGTCGCCTTCATGGTGGTGGAGGGCCGCCGGATCGGGATGCGCCGCGTGTGGATCCTGGTGCTGCTCGCGCCGCTGGTCGCCCTCGCGTTCGCGTTCCCCCTCTTCCTCGCCCTCCGCGACCGGCACCTGGCCCTCGCGGCCCGGTGA
- the dprA gene encoding DNA-processing protein DprA — translation MIRPDALFDAAELDAVRRLLPSGSADPDSAADGEPSGESGCARSALVDAAARCGWNSLTEPGDSVAALLIERVGAAEAFAHVVSSSSAEEILAPPHRAPSDEGGAALAPLDSEVAALQSGLARWRPRLDRRLLFRRLEIAERLGARLLLPGAPVWPESLDDLGPHAPLLLWLRGDSAAFDPTHRLALVGARAATGYGEHVAAELAAGVAARGVSVVSGGAFGIDAVAHRAALGSGGRTVAFLAGGADRLYPTAHADLLHRIIATPGCAVATEVPPGTTPTRWRFLQRNRLIAASTVGTVVVEAGARSGSLNTAGHAAALGRPLGAVPGPVTSASSAGCHRLLREYAATCVTSPADVLELLGVGDEDGPTDGRTEAEARVLQLLTERVEGCGAAAIAAETGLTSADTIAALGSLLSEGLAMQTETGQWRRGARAAREARSPTPERDGSV, via the coding sequence GTGATCCGGCCCGACGCGCTCTTCGACGCCGCAGAGCTCGACGCCGTTCGTCGACTGCTGCCGAGCGGTTCAGCCGATCCGGACTCGGCTGCCGACGGCGAGCCTTCGGGCGAGTCCGGCTGTGCTCGGAGCGCGCTCGTCGACGCTGCAGCCCGATGCGGCTGGAATTCGCTGACCGAGCCCGGCGACTCCGTCGCCGCCCTCCTCATCGAGAGGGTCGGCGCGGCCGAGGCCTTCGCCCACGTCGTGTCCTCGTCGTCCGCGGAGGAGATCCTCGCGCCCCCGCATCGCGCTCCCTCCGACGAAGGAGGCGCGGCGCTCGCACCCCTCGACTCCGAGGTCGCCGCGCTCCAGTCGGGGCTGGCGCGCTGGCGACCGCGCCTGGACCGCAGGCTCCTGTTCCGACGTCTCGAGATCGCCGAGCGACTCGGCGCCCGGCTGCTCCTGCCCGGGGCTCCCGTGTGGCCCGAATCGCTCGACGACCTCGGGCCGCACGCGCCACTCCTGCTCTGGCTGCGCGGTGATTCCGCCGCCTTCGATCCGACGCACCGCCTCGCCCTCGTCGGCGCCCGCGCTGCCACCGGCTACGGCGAGCACGTCGCCGCCGAGCTCGCCGCGGGCGTCGCGGCGCGAGGCGTCTCCGTCGTCTCGGGCGGTGCCTTCGGGATCGACGCGGTCGCCCACCGCGCCGCCCTCGGCTCCGGAGGCCGGACGGTCGCCTTCCTCGCCGGGGGAGCGGACCGCCTCTACCCGACGGCTCACGCCGACCTCCTCCACCGCATCATCGCCACCCCCGGCTGCGCCGTCGCGACGGAGGTCCCGCCGGGCACCACGCCCACCCGCTGGCGATTCCTGCAGCGCAACCGCCTCATCGCCGCCTCCACCGTGGGCACCGTCGTCGTCGAGGCCGGCGCCCGCTCCGGCTCCCTCAACACCGCCGGCCACGCGGCTGCCCTGGGCCGCCCCCTCGGCGCGGTCCCGGGCCCGGTCACCAGTGCCTCCTCCGCCGGCTGCCACCGCCTCCTCCGCGAGTACGCGGCGACCTGCGTCACCTCGCCGGCGGATGTGCTCGAACTGCTCGGAGTCGGTGACGAAGACGGTCCGACCGACGGCCGGACGGAGGCGGAAGCACGAGTACTCCAGCTTCTGACTGAGCGGGTGGAGGGCTGCGGCGCCGCTGCGATCGCTGCGGAGACGGGTCTGACCAGTGCAGACACGATCGCCGCCCTGGGCTCCCTCCTCTCGGAGGGCCTCGCCATGCAGACGGAGACCGGGCAGTGGAGGCGGGGGGCGAGAGCAGCGCGAGAGGCGCGATCTCCGACTCCGGAGAGGGACGGATCAGTGTGA
- the trmD gene encoding tRNA (guanosine(37)-N1)-methyltransferase TrmD, producing the protein MRIDIVTIFPEFFGVLDISLLGRARQSGLIELGVHDLRDFTHDRHRTVDDTPYGGGAGMVMRPEPWGEALDTILDGSDDPVVIFPSPAGELFTQATARELAEESTLVFGCGRYEGIDQRVVDHTAERARVRLISLGDYVLNGGEVAVMAMIEAVGRLVPGVVGNPASLVEESHSDGLLEYPSYTKPASWRGLDVPPVLLSGNHGAIAAWRHEQSVERTRRVRPELLP; encoded by the coding sequence GTGAGGATCGACATCGTCACGATCTTCCCGGAGTTCTTCGGCGTGCTCGACATCAGCCTGCTCGGCCGTGCGCGGCAGAGCGGGCTGATCGAGCTCGGCGTGCACGATCTGCGCGACTTCACCCACGACCGCCACCGCACCGTCGACGACACGCCCTACGGCGGCGGCGCCGGCATGGTGATGCGACCGGAGCCGTGGGGCGAGGCGCTCGACACGATCCTCGACGGCTCGGACGACCCCGTCGTGATCTTCCCATCGCCCGCGGGCGAGCTGTTCACCCAGGCGACCGCCCGCGAGCTCGCGGAGGAGTCCACCCTCGTCTTCGGCTGCGGCCGCTACGAGGGCATCGACCAGCGCGTCGTGGACCACACCGCCGAGCGCGCGCGGGTCCGGCTGATCAGCCTCGGCGACTACGTCCTCAACGGAGGAGAGGTCGCCGTGATGGCGATGATCGAGGCCGTCGGACGCCTGGTCCCGGGCGTCGTCGGCAACCCGGCGAGCCTGGTCGAGGAGAGCCACTCCGACGGGCTGCTCGAGTACCCGAGCTACACCAAGCCGGCTTCCTGGCGGGGCCTCGACGTCCCTCCGGTGCTCCTCAGCGGCAACCACGGGGCGATCGCCGCCTGGCGCCACGAGCAGAGCGTCGAGCGCACGCGCCGCGTCCGCCCCGAACTGCTTCCCTAG
- the lepB gene encoding signal peptidase I, with the protein MTDSTAPVRLPGGEDHARHSADPSEKRPRKRRGVLLFLRDVLIIFVVAVLVSFLVKTFLIRSFYIPSSSMEQTLVENDRILVNELVPGVVKISRGDVVVFRDPGGWLSPSSEPSVPPFQAAVDSALALVGLTAPDSNDHLIKRVIGLPGDHVTCCTPLGQVEINGNPIDEPYVKLPDGVQAVSATPFDVVVPEGSLWVMGDNRYNSADSRYNTDKPGGGFVPIDNVVGRAILVTWPVQQWAWLDDYPSVFRGVDTEASEEGSDDVQSGQG; encoded by the coding sequence ATGACAGACAGCACGGCCCCGGTCCGCCTCCCCGGAGGCGAGGACCACGCCCGCCACTCGGCGGATCCGTCCGAGAAGCGCCCGCGCAAGCGCCGGGGAGTCCTGCTCTTCCTCCGCGACGTGCTGATCATCTTCGTGGTCGCGGTGCTCGTCTCCTTCCTCGTGAAGACCTTCCTGATCCGCTCCTTCTACATCCCCTCCTCCTCCATGGAGCAGACGCTCGTCGAGAACGACCGGATCCTCGTGAACGAGCTCGTACCCGGAGTGGTGAAGATCTCGCGCGGCGACGTCGTCGTCTTCCGCGATCCCGGCGGATGGCTCTCGCCGAGCTCCGAGCCCTCCGTGCCGCCGTTCCAGGCCGCGGTCGACTCCGCCCTCGCGCTCGTCGGCCTCACCGCTCCCGACAGCAATGACCACCTCATCAAGCGCGTCATCGGCCTGCCGGGCGACCACGTGACCTGCTGCACACCGCTCGGCCAGGTCGAGATCAACGGCAACCCGATCGACGAGCCCTACGTGAAGCTGCCGGACGGGGTGCAGGCCGTCTCGGCCACCCCCTTCGACGTCGTCGTGCCCGAGGGCTCGCTCTGGGTGATGGGCGACAACCGCTACAACTCCGCCGACTCCCGCTACAACACCGACAAGCCGGGCGGCGGTTTCGTGCCGATCGACAACGTCGTGGGCCGCGCGATCCTCGTCACCTGGCCCGTGCAGCAGTGGGCGTGGCTCGACGACTACCCGTCGGTGTTCCGCGGAGTCGACACCGAGGCCTCCGAGGAGGGCTCGGACGACGTGCAGAGCGGGCAGGGCTAG
- the map gene encoding type I methionyl aminopeptidase, whose protein sequence is MIELRTPAEIEEMRPAGRFVGEVLKATSAAAAVGVNLLELDRLAHDMIRTAGAESCYIDYHPSFGASPFGKVICTSVNDAVLHGLPFDYRLKDGDLLTLDFAASVNGWVADSAISVVVGTPREEDLALIDTTTRALEAGIAAAQPGKKIGDISAAIAAVAHAEGLSINTDFGGHGVGRTMHGDPHIPNDGRAGRGYPLRPGLVVAIEPWFLQTTDKIYTDKDGWTLRSRDGSRGAHMEHTIAITETGNIVLSARD, encoded by the coding sequence ATGATCGAGCTTCGCACCCCCGCCGAGATCGAGGAGATGCGTCCCGCCGGCCGCTTCGTCGGCGAAGTACTGAAGGCCACCTCCGCCGCCGCCGCGGTCGGCGTGAACCTGCTGGAGCTCGACCGGCTCGCCCACGACATGATCCGCACGGCTGGCGCCGAGTCCTGCTACATCGACTACCACCCCTCCTTCGGCGCGAGCCCCTTCGGCAAGGTCATCTGCACCTCCGTCAACGACGCGGTGCTGCACGGCCTGCCCTTCGACTACCGGCTGAAGGACGGCGACCTGCTCACCCTCGACTTCGCCGCCTCCGTGAACGGCTGGGTCGCCGACTCGGCCATCAGCGTCGTGGTCGGGACGCCGCGCGAGGAGGACCTCGCCCTCATCGACACCACCACCCGCGCGCTCGAGGCCGGCATCGCCGCCGCCCAGCCCGGGAAGAAGATCGGCGACATCTCCGCGGCCATCGCGGCCGTCGCGCACGCCGAGGGCCTGTCCATCAACACCGACTTCGGCGGCCACGGCGTCGGCCGCACGATGCACGGCGATCCGCACATCCCCAACGACGGACGCGCCGGCCGCGGCTACCCGCTCCGCCCGGGCCTCGTCGTCGCGATCGAGCCGTGGTTCCTGCAGACGACCGACAAGATCTACACGGACAAGGACGGCTGGACCCTGCGCAGCCGTGACGGCTCTCGCGGCGCCCACATGGAGCACACGATCGCCATCACCGAGACGGGGAACATCGTCCTGTCCGCGCGGGACTGA
- a CDS encoding YifB family Mg chelatase-like AAA ATPase: MGLGRTSAVGLVGFAGAVVGVEAHSADGTPGMVIIGLPDAALAQAKERVRSAAINSGSTIAEYKITVNLSPAAMPKHGSAFDLAIGLAALASLREVDAESVAAVVHIGELGLDGRLRSVPGVLPAVLAAAREGRRRVMVPVEDRLEAELVDGVEVIAVSSLAAAAVWHGAEWEVPVLPEAAPPSATVSEPEARLDLSDVVGNEEAAEAMVVAAAGGHHVFLLGPPGAGKTMLASRLPGILPDLDDDAALEATCMRSLVGAPTGGALVRRPPFESPHHSASSAAIVGGGSGRIRPGAVARATRGVLFLDEAPEFSSVALDALRQPLESGVIRIHRANAVAEFPARVQLVLAANPCPCGRFGIPGETCTCAPSVRRRYLARLSGPLLDRVDIRLTVRRISAAQLAARRDTSGMSTAQARARVVAARSLAAARLASTPWTLNSEVSGAWLRSDPVRPTSAESRTLDRALERGLVTMRGYDRVLRLAWTLADLDAADRPSAAHLARALVLRGGAA; encoded by the coding sequence ATGGGCCTGGGGAGGACCTCCGCGGTCGGTCTCGTCGGCTTCGCGGGAGCCGTGGTCGGGGTGGAGGCCCACTCGGCCGACGGCACCCCGGGCATGGTGATCATCGGCCTGCCCGACGCCGCGCTCGCCCAGGCGAAGGAGCGGGTGCGCTCGGCGGCGATCAACTCCGGCAGCACCATCGCCGAATACAAGATCACCGTGAACCTCTCGCCGGCCGCGATGCCCAAGCACGGCTCCGCCTTCGATCTCGCCATCGGGCTGGCCGCGCTCGCGTCGCTCCGTGAGGTCGATGCGGAGTCGGTCGCCGCGGTCGTCCACATCGGGGAGCTCGGGCTGGACGGCCGGCTGCGCTCCGTCCCCGGCGTGCTGCCCGCGGTGCTCGCGGCCGCCCGCGAGGGCAGGCGCCGCGTGATGGTCCCCGTCGAGGACCGCCTCGAGGCGGAGCTGGTCGACGGCGTCGAGGTGATCGCGGTCTCCTCGCTGGCGGCGGCCGCCGTCTGGCACGGAGCCGAGTGGGAAGTGCCGGTGCTCCCCGAGGCCGCGCCGCCGTCTGCGACGGTGTCCGAGCCGGAGGCCCGCCTCGACCTCTCCGACGTGGTGGGGAACGAGGAGGCGGCCGAGGCGATGGTCGTCGCGGCGGCGGGCGGGCACCACGTGTTCCTGCTCGGGCCTCCCGGCGCCGGGAAGACGATGCTCGCCTCGCGCCTTCCAGGCATCCTCCCCGACCTCGATGACGACGCAGCGCTGGAGGCCACCTGCATGCGCTCGCTGGTCGGAGCGCCGACCGGTGGCGCGCTGGTGCGCAGACCGCCGTTCGAGAGTCCGCACCACTCCGCCTCGTCCGCAGCGATCGTCGGCGGGGGCAGCGGCCGCATCCGGCCCGGCGCGGTCGCCCGCGCCACCCGGGGAGTGCTGTTCCTCGACGAGGCCCCCGAGTTCTCGTCCGTCGCCCTCGATGCGCTGCGCCAGCCGCTCGAATCCGGCGTGATCCGCATCCACCGCGCGAACGCCGTCGCCGAGTTCCCCGCGCGGGTGCAGCTCGTCCTCGCGGCGAACCCGTGCCCGTGCGGCCGCTTCGGCATCCCCGGAGAGACCTGCACCTGTGCTCCCTCGGTCCGCCGCCGCTACCTCGCGCGGCTCAGCGGACCGCTGCTCGACCGCGTCGACATCCGCCTGACGGTCCGCCGCATCAGCGCGGCTCAGCTGGCCGCACGTCGAGACACGTCCGGCATGTCGACGGCGCAGGCCCGCGCCCGTGTCGTTGCGGCGCGGTCCCTGGCAGCGGCTCGCCTCGCCTCCACTCCGTGGACGCTCAACTCGGAGGTCTCCGGCGCCTGGCTGCGCTCGGACCCGGTGCGCCCGACCAGTGCCGAGTCCCGCACGCTCGACCGGGCTCTGGAGCGAGGTCTGGTGACCATGCGCGGCTACGACCGGGTCCTGCGCCTGGCCTGGACGCTCGCGGACCTCGACGCAGCCGACCGGCCGAGTGCCGCCCACCTCGCGCGCGCACTCGTCCTCCGCGGGGGTGCCGCGTGA